The Megalops cyprinoides isolate fMegCyp1 chromosome 19, fMegCyp1.pri, whole genome shotgun sequence genome has a window encoding:
- the LOC118794025 gene encoding septin-9-like, with protein sequence MSDAAVNAQLEGIISDFEALKRSFEVEEADTSAHPSSHGRRTPNLRMAFSASSHHFQEPGARNSEPIPRPTAEHSPKAGLRRMELAGGRIPESVSRRTEISIDILSKQVDSSPSPGISRFGLKRPEVLSHSRILDSSFRRSPFKRR encoded by the exons ATGTCTGATGCAGCTGTCAATGCACAGTTGGAAGGAATCATATCAGACTTCGAAG CTCTAAAGAGGTCGTTTGAGGTGGAGGAAGCGGACACATCTGCACATCCCTCCTCCCACGGTCGCCGAACACCCAACCTACGGATGGCCTTCTCCGCCTCAAGCCATCACTTCCAGGAGCCAGGAGCCCGAAATTCTGAGCCCATCCCGAGACCTACAGCAGAGCATTCACCCAAGGCTGGCCTGCGTCGCATGGAGCTGGCAGGGGGACGGATCCCCGAGTCTGTTTCTCGCCGGACAGAGATTTCCATCGACATTTTGTCCAAACAGGTAGACAGCTCCCCCAGTCCTGGCATCTCCCGCTTTGGGCTGAAGAGGCCAGAGGTGCTGAGCCACAGCCGAATTCTCGACTCATCCTTCAGACGG AGCCCCTTCAAAAGAAGGTAG